The genomic DNA GATCGCCAATGGACTATTACTCGACATCCTGCGCCGTTTAGCGTGTTTTGGTATTCACATGCTACGCCTAGATATTCGTCAAGATGCATCACGCCACAGTGACGTAATAGCTGAACTTACCCGTTATTTGGGCATGGGCGACTACAATCATTGGGACGAAAATGAAAAACAAGCCTTTTTACTGCGCGAATTAACCAGTAAACGTCCGCTCATCCCAGTAAACTGGCAACCTAGCGATGACGTCGCAGAAGTCATCAGAACCTGTGCTTTAGTCGCACAACAGCCAGTAAATGCATTAGGGTCATACGTGATATCAATGGCCAGCAAACCGTCTGATGTATTGGCCGTATTATTACTACTAAAAGAAGCCGGTTGCACTAACCCGATGCATGTAGTGCCGTTATTTGAAACCTTAGCCGATTTAGAGAGTGCAGCTGATTGCATGACTTCGCTACTGAACATTGATTGGTATCGAGGTTATACCAAAGGTATGCAAGAAGTCATGATTGGTTATTCTGACTCCGCTAAAGATGCCGGCGTAATGGCAGCGGCTTGGGCACAATACCGTGCACAAGAACAATTAGTTGCGGTGTGTAAAAAAGCCGACGTTAAATTAATGTTGTTCCATGGTCGTGGCGGTTCAATCGGTCGTGGCGGCGGACCGGCTCATAAAGCGATTTTATCGCAGCCACCAGGCTCGGTTGATGGCCGTATCCGCGTGACAGAACAAGGCGAAATGATCCGTTTTAAGTTTGGTTTACCTAAATTGGCAGTCCAAAGCTTAGCCCTATATACCTCAGCGGTGATGGAAGCGACATTATTACCGCCTCCTGAGCCTAAAAAAGCGTGGCGAGATTGCATGCAACGCATTGCTGAAGAGTCGGTGTTGCATTATCGCGGTATTGTTCGTGAGGAACCTGACTTTGTTGCGTATTTTAGAGCCGCCACACCAGAAGTTGAATTAGGAAAACTGCCATTAGGCAGTCGCCCAGCTAAACGAAAAGTCGACGGTGGTATTGAAAGCTTACGCGCCATTCCATGGATTTTCGCGTGGTCACAGAATCGCTTAATGTTACCGGCTTGGCTTGGCGCTGGCGAAGCATTACAAGATGCGGCAGATCGCGGCGAGCTTGAACTATTACGCGAGATGGAACAACAATGGCCATTCTTTGAAACCCGTATTTCGATGCTAGAAATGGTGTACACCAAAGCAGAGCCTAACTTGGCGAAATACTATGAGCTGTGTTTAGTTAAGCCAGAACTACATCATTTAGGTGTCAAACTACGTCAACGTCTGCAACTGGGCATTGACGCGGTATTGTCATTAACCCAAGCAACAGAGTTAATGTCACATACACCTTGGAGTCGTGAATCTGTTAAACTGCGCAACCCTTACATAGACCCTCTTAACTTTTTACAAACCGAGCTATTAGCCCGTACACGTAGAGAAGTTGAGCCGTCGGAGCATGTTCAGCTAGCATTAATGCTGACCATTGCCGGCGTAGCAGCAGGAATGAGAAACACTGGATGATACCCTTGATCAAAACCTTTGGGCTTGGACTGTTATTGTTACTGACTGGCTGTGCCAGTCAGTACAGCATCACCGAGTCGGAAATAGAGCAATACCTTAATAAA from Shewanella psychromarinicola includes the following:
- the ppc gene encoding phosphoenolpyruvate carboxylase → MTEQTADMYASLRSNVGNLGQILGETMQNHLGGAFLEKVEQIRILAKKSRQGDEASREQMLALLTALPDEELVPFAKAFNQFLNLANIAEQFHTISRNCDELVCVPDPVEQLLGHMLDTDLDKKDVIECLKDLDIDLVLTAHPTEISRRTLIQKYAGVVDCLTEQENKQLTERERRQSTLRLRQLIAQIWHTNEIRSERPTPVDEARWGLSTIETSLWQAIPDFLRQLNDQVEQKTGQQLPIDVCPVRFSSWMGGDRDGNPFVTSIVTQEVLDRNRHAAARLYLKDIVTLLGELSMDQANAELSALTDNSKEPYRDVLRQLRGQLRNTIDYLNARLEGKKPDIDTSELIWHKTDLLQPLELLYKSLSDCGMKLIANGLLLDILRRLACFGIHMLRLDIRQDASRHSDVIAELTRYLGMGDYNHWDENEKQAFLLRELTSKRPLIPVNWQPSDDVAEVIRTCALVAQQPVNALGSYVISMASKPSDVLAVLLLLKEAGCTNPMHVVPLFETLADLESAADCMTSLLNIDWYRGYTKGMQEVMIGYSDSAKDAGVMAAAWAQYRAQEQLVAVCKKADVKLMLFHGRGGSIGRGGGPAHKAILSQPPGSVDGRIRVTEQGEMIRFKFGLPKLAVQSLALYTSAVMEATLLPPPEPKKAWRDCMQRIAEESVLHYRGIVREEPDFVAYFRAATPEVELGKLPLGSRPAKRKVDGGIESLRAIPWIFAWSQNRLMLPAWLGAGEALQDAADRGELELLREMEQQWPFFETRISMLEMVYTKAEPNLAKYYELCLVKPELHHLGVKLRQRLQLGIDAVLSLTQATELMSHTPWSRESVKLRNPYIDPLNFLQTELLARTRREVEPSEHVQLALMLTIAGVAAGMRNTG